The Roseibaca calidilacus genome has a window encoding:
- a CDS encoding NAD(P)/FAD-dependent oxidoreductase: MPFEMIDMPARRIAIIGGGISGLAGAYLMSQRHRVTLFEAEPRLGGHARTVTAGKRGDQPVDTGFIVFNHVNYPNLTALFEKLDVPTAPSDMSFCASFDGGRYEYGLGNLDQLFATRRAALDPRHLRMIRDILHFNKNGLRVAQADPSLTIGGLLERLGTGNWFRERYILPFSGAIWSTPTAKILDFPAVAMMEFFRNHALLNATGQHQWHTVRGGSIEYVRRLSTYLERAGVNLRPATPVEQVTRGVDGVQVKAQGADPERFDEVIFATHSDITLRLLADPTEAERRALGAVRYQTNDAVLHCDTDFMPKRRKTWSSWAYTERGPQDRDRISLSYWMNSLQPIPKDDPIFVTLNANHPVREDCIYDTYSFAHPVYDMAALEAQEAVRALNGMNRTWFSGAWLHSGFHEDGFKSAVDVARAMDVRARKLAEVA; the protein is encoded by the coding sequence ATGCCATTTGAAATGATTGACATGCCCGCGCGGCGGATTGCGATAATTGGCGGGGGCATTTCGGGGCTTGCAGGGGCTTACCTTATGTCGCAGCGCCACCGCGTGACCTTGTTTGAAGCCGAACCCCGTTTGGGCGGTCATGCCCGCACCGTGACGGCGGGCAAGCGTGGCGATCAGCCGGTGGATACCGGGTTCATTGTGTTCAACCATGTGAACTACCCCAACCTGACCGCGCTGTTTGAAAAGCTGGATGTGCCGACCGCGCCATCTGATATGAGCTTTTGTGCGTCTTTCGACGGCGGGCGCTACGAATACGGGCTTGGCAATCTGGACCAGCTATTTGCCACGCGCCGCGCGGCACTGGACCCGCGACATCTGCGGATGATCCGCGATATCCTGCATTTCAACAAGAACGGGCTGCGCGTGGCGCAGGCCGATCCCAGCCTGACCATCGGCGGCTTGTTGGAACGGCTGGGCACCGGCAACTGGTTCCGCGAGCGGTATATCCTGCCGTTTTCGGGCGCGATCTGGTCGACGCCGACAGCCAAGATCCTCGATTTTCCCGCCGTCGCGATGATGGAATTTTTCCGCAACCACGCGCTTTTGAACGCGACGGGGCAGCACCAGTGGCATACGGTGCGCGGCGGTTCTATTGAATACGTGCGGCGGCTAAGCACCTATCTGGAGCGCGCGGGCGTCAACCTGCGCCCAGCAACCCCGGTTGAACAGGTTACGCGCGGCGTTGATGGTGTGCAGGTCAAGGCGCAGGGGGCCGATCCCGAGCGCTTTGACGAGGTGATCTTTGCCACCCATTCCGACATTACCCTGCGCCTGCTGGCCGACCCGACAGAGGCAGAGCGCCGCGCCTTGGGTGCCGTGCGCTACCAGACCAATGATGCGGTGTTGCATTGTGACACGGATTTCATGCCAAAGCGGCGCAAGACATGGTCAAGCTGGGCCTATACAGAGCGCGGGCCGCAAGACCGTGACCGCATCTCGCTCAGTTACTGGATGAACTCGCTTCAGCCCATCCCCAAGGATGACCCGATATTCGTCACGCTGAATGCGAACCATCCGGTGCGGGAAGACTGTATCTACGACACCTACAGCTTCGCGCATCCGGTCTATGACATGGCCGCTTTGGAAGCGCAGGAAGCCGTGCGCGCCCTGAACGGTATGAACCGCACATGGTTTAGCGGGGCATGGTTGCATAGCGGCTTTCACGAGGACGGGTTCAAAAGCGCGGTCGATGTGGCGCGCGCCATGGATGTGCGTGCGCGCAAACTGGCAGAGGTCGCATGA
- a CDS encoding DUF3833 domain-containing protein: protein MTTFLILLAGMALMLALVVAVQRFARFPAQRPADYAAMEPAFDIRQHLSGPIACEGVIYGPMGRVTSRFTAKMHGTWDGDSGTLAEHFRYDSGTTQDREWRLTLQSGGRIRAEADDLVGRGEGTQKGAAVQLRYTIRLPDSAGGHALDVTDWLYLVDDKTIVNRSQFRKFGIKVAELVATMRKVDP, encoded by the coding sequence ATGACCACCTTTCTAATCCTGCTGGCAGGAATGGCGCTGATGCTGGCGCTGGTCGTGGCGGTGCAGCGCTTCGCACGCTTCCCGGCCCAGCGACCGGCGGATTATGCGGCGATGGAACCGGCCTTCGACATCCGCCAGCACCTGTCCGGACCAATCGCCTGCGAGGGTGTGATCTATGGGCCGATGGGGCGTGTCACCTCGCGCTTTACCGCGAAAATGCATGGCACATGGGATGGCGACAGCGGCACCTTGGCCGAGCATTTCCGCTATGACAGTGGCACCACGCAGGACCGCGAATGGCGGCTGACATTGCAAAGCGGCGGCCGCATTCGGGCCGAGGCCGACGATCTGGTCGGCCGGGGCGAGGGCACGCAAAAAGGCGCGGCGGTGCAGTTGCGCTACACCATCCGCCTGCCCGACAGCGCAGGCGGGCACGCGCTGGACGTGACCGATTGGCTGTATCTGGTCGATGACAAGACCATCGTGAACCGCAGCCAGTTTCGCAAGTTCGGCATCAAGGTGGCCGAGCTGGTCGCGACCATGCGCAAG
- a CDS encoding ChrR family anti-sigma-E factor has product MITHHLSDNLLMAYSAGSLPEAFNLVVATHISVCDECRARLASFDALGGALLDEDTVAMGADSLANVMARIKSEAPTAKPAAPGRDAVLPAPLVDAIGGGLNHVQWRAVGGGVRQAILKTSDKASARLLHIPAGAAVPDHGHHGLELTLVLQGAFRDEDAVFKRGDVEIATEETQHTPIAEPGLDCICLAATDAPLKFRAILPRLAQPFLRI; this is encoded by the coding sequence ATGATTACCCACCACCTGAGCGACAATTTGTTGATGGCCTATTCGGCTGGCTCGTTGCCGGAGGCGTTCAACTTGGTGGTCGCCACCCATATTTCCGTCTGCGACGAATGCCGCGCGCGTCTTGCCAGCTTTGACGCCCTTGGCGGCGCTTTGCTGGACGAGGATACCGTCGCAATGGGTGCGGATTCGCTGGCCAATGTGATGGCGCGTATCAAATCTGAAGCGCCAACCGCCAAACCAGCCGCGCCGGGCCGCGACGCGGTGCTGCCCGCCCCGCTGGTCGATGCGATCGGCGGCGGGCTGAACCATGTGCAATGGCGCGCGGTCGGCGGCGGCGTGCGACAGGCAATTCTGAAAACATCTGACAAAGCTAGCGCGCGCTTGCTGCACATTCCTGCAGGTGCAGCGGTGCCGGACCATGGTCACCACGGGCTGGAACTGACACTGGTTTTGCAAGGCGCATTCCGCGACGAGGACGCAGTCTTCAAACGCGGCGATGTGGAAATTGCGACCGAAGAAACACAGCACACGCCGATTGCGGAACCGGGCCTTGATTGCATCTGCTTGGCCGCGACCGATGCGCCCTTGAAGTTCCGCGCGATCCTGCCGCGACTGGCGCAACCTTTCTTGCGCATTTGA
- a CDS encoding sigma-70 family RNA polymerase sigma factor, with translation MVLRRVAEAQDSTAFAALFAHFGPRVKAYLMKSGADATTAEECAQDVMVTVWRKAAQFDPTRASAATWIFTIARNRRIDMLRRDRRPEPEDLPWGPEAEPDQEDALALQQETAQLAAALRTLPEAQRSMIERAYFNELSHSEIADATGLPLGTIKSRIRLALERLRHSLS, from the coding sequence ATGGTCTTGCGCCGCGTTGCCGAAGCACAAGACAGCACCGCGTTCGCCGCGCTGTTTGCGCATTTCGGGCCGCGCGTAAAAGCCTATCTGATGAAATCGGGCGCAGATGCCACCACCGCCGAAGAATGCGCACAAGACGTGATGGTCACGGTCTGGCGCAAGGCAGCACAATTCGACCCCACGCGCGCTTCCGCCGCGACCTGGATATTCACCATCGCGCGCAACCGCCGGATAGACATGCTGCGCCGTGACAGGCGCCCCGAACCCGAAGACCTGCCATGGGGCCCCGAAGCGGAACCCGACCAAGAGGACGCGCTGGCCCTGCAACAGGAAACCGCGCAATTGGCCGCCGCCTTGCGCACCCTGCCAGAAGCGCAGCGCAGCATGATCGAGCGCGCCTATTTCAACGAACTTTCGCATAGCGAAATTGCGGATGCGACCGGTTTACCCCTTGGCACGATCAAATCGCGGATCAGATTGGCGCTGGAGAGGCTGCGCCACTCCTTGAGTTAA
- a CDS encoding MFS transporter — MLAMAGLPIYIHAPFFYVQEYGVALGLLGTVLFVLRAVDFVQDPALGWLAARLGAWRGQATALAVLLLAGAMVMLFAVPPLFWPLAWFAIAITVLFTCYSFLTICFYATGAARGATLGQGGHVRLAAWRESGALVGVCLAAAAPVALEAITPVPFTGFALGFVLVALAAFWAMRPEWPRFKPDLSAVGPSFRDVLADPTARRLLAIALVNATPVAITSTLFLFYAESVLQTDGAEGPLLVLLFLAAAVSAPVWAQIAKRFGAKTALLGGMALAMGSFAFVLTLGAGDLTAFAIICVLSGFGMGADLTLLPAIFSRRMAELSPEAAQGFGLWAFVTKATLALAAIIVFPTLDMAGFEQGAANSDTALTTLVLLYAALPTVLKAGAFTLLALTPLKES, encoded by the coding sequence ATGCTGGCCATGGCGGGGCTGCCCATCTATATTCACGCGCCGTTTTTCTATGTGCAGGAATATGGCGTGGCCTTGGGCCTGTTGGGCACGGTTTTGTTCGTGCTGCGCGCAGTGGATTTCGTGCAAGACCCGGCTTTGGGCTGGCTGGCCGCGCGGCTTGGCGCATGGCGGGGCCAAGCGACCGCGCTGGCCGTCCTTCTGCTGGCAGGTGCGATGGTCATGCTCTTCGCGGTGCCGCCCTTGTTTTGGCCGCTTGCGTGGTTTGCCATTGCCATCACGGTTCTGTTCACCTGTTATTCCTTCCTGACCATCTGCTTTTACGCCACGGGGGCTGCGCGCGGCGCGACACTGGGGCAGGGCGGGCATGTGCGCTTGGCCGCGTGGCGCGAAAGCGGGGCGCTGGTCGGTGTGTGTCTGGCCGCCGCAGCACCGGTGGCGCTGGAGGCGATCACGCCGGTGCCTTTCACGGGGTTCGCGCTGGGCTTTGTGCTGGTCGCCTTGGCCGCTTTTTGGGCCATGCGCCCCGAATGGCCACGGTTCAAGCCCGACTTGTCGGCGGTTGGCCCGTCCTTTCGCGATGTGCTGGCCGACCCGACCGCGCGCCGCTTGCTGGCGATTGCGCTGGTCAATGCAACGCCGGTCGCCATCACCTCTACCCTGTTTCTGTTCTACGCCGAATCCGTGCTGCAAACCGACGGGGCAGAGGGACCGCTGCTGGTGTTGCTGTTTCTGGCCGCCGCTGTCAGCGCGCCGGTCTGGGCGCAGATCGCCAAACGCTTCGGCGCGAAAACGGCGCTGCTGGGCGGCATGGCGCTGGCCATGGGCAGTTTCGCTTTCGTGCTGACACTTGGCGCGGGCGACCTGACGGCCTTTGCCATTATCTGCGTGCTGTCGGGCTTTGGTATGGGCGCGGATCTGACGCTTTTGCCCGCGATCTTCTCGCGCCGCATGGCGGAACTCTCGCCAGAGGCCGCGCAGGGCTTTGGCCTTTGGGCCTTTGTCACCAAGGCCACACTGGCGCTGGCGGCGATCATCGTGTTCCCGACGCTGGACATGGCCGGGTTCGAACAAGGCGCTGCCAATTCCGACACCGCCCTGACCACGCTTGTTTTGCTATATGCCGCGCTGCCCACGGTGCTGAAAGCAGGTGCTTTCACCCTGCTGGCCCTGACCCCTTTGAAGGAGAGCTGA
- a CDS encoding carboxymuconolactone decarboxylase family protein, translating into MNYPDFIDATRDQSRALFKTIPDTMKGFGALSKAAKESPAIGVKEKEFVALGIAVAVRCEPCIAFHVEALMKAGATREELGDVLAMCIQMGGGPAVMYAGKALDCWDQLSAA; encoded by the coding sequence ATGAACTACCCCGATTTTATAGACGCGACCCGCGACCAGAGCCGCGCCTTGTTCAAAACCATCCCCGACACGATGAAGGGTTTTGGCGCGCTGTCGAAAGCGGCCAAGGAAAGCCCGGCCATCGGGGTGAAAGAAAAAGAATTCGTGGCGCTTGGCATTGCCGTGGCGGTGCGCTGCGAACCTTGCATCGCCTTTCATGTCGAAGCGCTGATGAAAGCGGGCGCCACCCGCGAAGAACTGGGCGATGTTTTGGCCATGTGCATCCAGATGGGCGGTGGCCCAGCCGTGATGTATGCGGGCAAGGCGCTGGATTGCTGGGATCAGCTTTCGGCGGCTTGA
- a CDS encoding DUF1365 domain-containing protein, with translation MSTLEHIAGHTFHGRRGPVNNRFTYAVDYVLFDAEAELRTPQLLSRNARNVASLSDRDHGGMPGQGRGAAWAREVLAAHQLEGVTDGKLLLLTQPRVLGHLFNPVSFWLCHDAAGDMRAMIAEVNNTYGDRHSYLCVKPDRSPIQPSDELQARKIFYVSPFQPVEGNYSFHVEMTDAKVNIRIGYRQDAEAENAGLVATLTGARKPLGNGAILWAMARRMGSRRVLALIHWQALKLWWKGARFRNRPAPPAEEVSQ, from the coding sequence ATGAGCACGCTCGAGCATATCGCGGGCCACACCTTTCACGGGCGGCGCGGGCCGGTGAATAACCGTTTCACCTATGCCGTGGATTATGTGCTATTCGATGCCGAGGCCGAGTTGCGCACCCCGCAGCTGTTGTCGCGCAATGCGCGCAACGTTGCAAGCCTGTCGGACCGCGACCATGGCGGGATGCCGGGGCAAGGGCGCGGGGCCGCTTGGGCGCGCGAGGTGCTCGCCGCCCATCAGCTGGAGGGCGTGACCGATGGCAAGCTGCTGCTGTTGACGCAACCGCGCGTGTTGGGGCATCTGTTCAACCCGGTCAGTTTCTGGCTGTGCCATGATGCGGCAGGTGACATGCGCGCCATGATCGCCGAAGTGAACAACACCTATGGCGACCGTCATTCCTATTTGTGCGTAAAGCCCGATCGTTCCCCGATCCAGCCCTCGGACGAATTGCAGGCGCGCAAGATTTTCTATGTCTCGCCCTTTCAGCCGGTCGAGGGGAATTACAGCTTCCACGTTGAAATGACCGATGCGAAAGTGAACATTCGCATCGGCTACCGGCAGGATGCCGAGGCAGAGAATGCCGGGCTGGTCGCCACTTTGACCGGCGCGCGCAAGCCCTTGGGCAATGGGGCGATCCTATGGGCGATGGCGCGGCGCATGGGCTCACGCCGGGTTCTGGCGCTGATCCATTGGCAGGCGCTGAAACTGTGGTGGAAGGGCGCGCGCTTCCGCAATCGCCCGGCACCACCCGCCGAAGAGGTCAGCCAGTGA